The following nucleotide sequence is from Candidatus Hydrogenedens sp..
AGCCTATGGATATAAATTTGATAATGGTTGGGCAATTGGTGGAGGTATTCACGGCTCAGTATCACGATTTAAATCCGACCATATTACATTATCTCTCTTGCCAACAGAGGGGGATTTTGATTGGGATGAATCTTATGGAGCTGGATTTAATTTAAGTATTTACAAAAAATGGGAAAAATTTGCAATAGGTGCGACGTATACATCAAGACATTGGACAGAACGATTCCAACATTATAAAGATTTACTTCGTTATCCATTAGACCAACCTCAAATATTAAATGCAGGTGTCGCCTATGATGTTAATGATAAATTAACATTAAGTCTGGACTTTAAATGGCTAAATTGGGAAGGTATCCCAGCCTATGGTAGAGACCTTACGGACGGTGGTTTCAACTGGGTTAACCAATTCTGTACAAAACTTGGTGTTGAATACAGAATAAATGACAAAACAAGAATACTTGCGGGATATAGTCATGGAAACTCCCCAATAACAGAAGACCATGTGTTTTTAGCTGGTTTAGTCCCTGTTTTATGTGAAGACCATTTTACATTAGGACTGGCAAGAAAAATTACAGAGCATGATGAGGTTAGCTTATCGGGTGTAGTGGGATTAAAAAATAAAATGACCGATACAGGAAACGGGGATTTATTATCACATTTAGGGCAAGGAACGGAACTCAGTACTGGCGGATTCTCAATAGTTCTTGGCTACACACACCATTTCTAAAACAAAAAATCGTTATCTAAATTAATCACTAAAACTTTCAATTTTTATCCATAAATTAAACAGGAATTATTTGACAAGTAATCAAACATTCGTTTGAAACAAACAATTGTTTTATATTAGAATACAAGAATATCTTTAAAAAAGAGCTCAATTTCATGAGTATTCAAGACTATACAGACAAATATAAAAAGTTAGAACTTATTGAAACCGCAGGTCCTCTTTTTGCCGAATTAGGCTTAAAGGGAACCTCCATAAGAAGTATTGCAGATAAATGCAAAGTTAATATTGCTTCTATAAACTATTATTTCGGTTCAAAAGAAAATTTTTATACAGAAACACTTCGCTATGTTGCGTGGCAGGTTCAATGTCCACTGGCTCAAAAAATCTTAAAAGATCCCAAAATAGATTTTTCTTCAAAAAAAACAAAGTGTCAAATAATACAAAATTTAATCAAAGAACGAGTGCAAAATTATCTTTCTGATAAATACCCCATGTGGTATGCGAAGTTATTACTTAGAAGTCTTATCGAGCCTCCTACCATGTTTGAAACTGTGATTTCTAACACATTTATCCCAGAATTGAATGCATTGGTCGAAGTTATTGCAAAATGTGTTCCTGAAATAGACAAAGAAAAGTGTAAATTTTGGGCTTTTTCTATTCTCGGTGAGATTTCCTTTTACGTATTTGCGGAACCCGGTATTAAGATGTCTTTGGGATTAACAGAGAAAAAATATAATTCAAAAATTTTGGAGCAACTGCAAAATCACATAACAGGTCTAATCCTAAAAGGTTTAGGACTTACATAGGAAGAAAATGACATGATGAACAAGAAAAAAGAAGGATTTCATTCTTTAGATATAAAAATAATCATACATAAGAAACTTTCTCTTTTGGTTGTTGTCTCATTATTTCTTATTTCATCTTGTGCCCATAAAAATGACATTACAATTCGAGAAAAATCAATTCACGAATTTCAGAGAAAAATAGATGAACAAACACCTGAGATTATTAAAACAAATAAAGAAATAAGTTTAGAAGAATGTATTCAATTAGCATTAAAAAATAATACACACGTAAAAACATCAGAGATTAATAAAAAGATTGCCCGTTTAGAAAAAAATATGGCTTTTGCTAATTTTTTTCCACAAATCAATGCAGAATTTCAAGTAGTAACATACGACCGTCAACCGATGGTAGATATAGGTCCTCTATCAACTGCAATGCAAGATAAAACAATCCGAATAGCAGACATTCAATTACAAATGCCTATATTTGCACCTGCCACATGGTTTATTTACGACTTAAGTAAACGGGGCGTTGATATTAGTAATTTAGTTTACAACTATACATGCCAGATGATCTCACTACAAACAACCGCTTTATATTTTCAAGTATTAGCGTTAGAGAACATAAAAAAATCATTAGAAATGCAATATGAA
It contains:
- a CDS encoding outer membrane protein transport protein produces the protein MSNNSKISNNTGKTILQILIISITIYSSYLYANEGVFVLGNDAYQLGRASSGIASPRSAYWCYMNPASMVELNKRLDLNWYIVKTDIEMHPRGLIGNRFESPLEGDGLFNIASGGMIIPLDVGTLGVGLYVPSGTGVDYQNSRNILSRLWNADRKLFYQHMRLVVAYGYKFDNGWAIGGGIHGSVSRFKSDHITLSLLPTEGDFDWDESYGAGFNLSIYKKWEKFAIGATYTSRHWTERFQHYKDLLRYPLDQPQILNAGVAYDVNDKLTLSLDFKWLNWEGIPAYGRDLTDGGFNWVNQFCTKLGVEYRINDKTRILAGYSHGNSPITEDHVFLAGLVPVLCEDHFTLGLARKITEHDEVSLSGVVGLKNKMTDTGNGDLLSHLGQGTELSTGGFSIVLGYTHHF
- a CDS encoding CerR family C-terminal domain-containing protein is translated as MSIQDYTDKYKKLELIETAGPLFAELGLKGTSIRSIADKCKVNIASINYYFGSKENFYTETLRYVAWQVQCPLAQKILKDPKIDFSSKKTKCQIIQNLIKERVQNYLSDKYPMWYAKLLLRSLIEPPTMFETVISNTFIPELNALVEVIAKCVPEIDKEKCKFWAFSILGEISFYVFAEPGIKMSLGLTEKKYNSKILEQLQNHITGLILKGLGLT